The following proteins are encoded in a genomic region of Garra rufa chromosome 22, GarRuf1.0, whole genome shotgun sequence:
- the znf281b gene encoding zinc finger protein 281b isoform X1 gives MSIIQDKLGNEFLRNGGMDPNFPPSMIMFSHLPPVTSFTRLTSQTSMADLPQEMILKKERDSPDHGGGFLHSMGIKQEKLSELDYRLPMYATGTGTAGGKSTDMLDMSLGNHQNMLLHDLSLSNQFSGRLGKDPKESGPRRGRRANGEGPDGKARRKQGDSAKSLMLDGDAGPLSPNSKPHICEHCNAAFRSSYHLRRHVLIHTGERPFRCSQCNMSFIQKYLLQRHEKIHSGEKPFSCDQCNMRFIQKYHMERHKRTHSGEKPYKCDTCLQYFSRTDRLLKHKRTCGEAIKKGLDPGMLDLGDEDMGQGSYLLTQGNTSAPPRKRGKSKSSNDGGERRRKKAAAMGGGVQMAQGLGPQDYALDIPSGSGASSSGALDETSMDNQHGRTPKLVFKKGGRKGNEKGAVSMVEANHEQKLLTQKQGSMNMSVAGSMDGLGLLQTSSGPKEGSTSSNYDDAMQFLKKRRYLHAANSAADFSSVHLPQPTVIQGGIGEPTLALLDTSPLVSVDKHDKSGIPDEVLQSLLDHYSHKSDGSHHDVTFDLHDSHHVELQPASATSELGQDEGSPGSGDKNGVMNEYSKFLLQTLERTSHSSNFILGPSGPFPSLLSSSSSPANTLFQDKNIYTTSPLECGFVQPVSSPLAPSSSTSLSKSHFGMLVGSPSPSHASPSSQQAFHLSSLEPAPHQQLTPSQELTDQLEKQHSPTYPLTTQELTNGGQKDQQSKNNGSSANRSNNGNGSSSNGSVYPDLTALEPSKEVDMRSTYQIENFAQAFGSQFKSGRQTPLGYVGDPRVSVAEVDHRIQRTPVSEFSGYTSLLADVNEPASSGSKTPTSQSYR, from the exons ATGAGTATTATCCAAGACAAGCTAGGCAATGAGTTTTTACGGAACGGAGGCATGGACCCCAACTTTCCCCCTAGCATGATCATGTTCAGCCACTTACCTCCAGTGACCAGCTTCACGCGCCTGACTTCGCAAACCTCCATGGCGGATCTGCCCCAGGAGATGATCTTGAAGAAGGAGCGTGACTCTCCTGACCATGGTGGTGGCTTTCTCCACAGTATGGGTATCAAACAGGAGAAGCTCAGCGAGTTGGATTACCGCCTCCCAATGTATGCAACAGGAACCGGAACAGCAGGAGGAAAAAGCACTGATATGCTGGACATGTCGCTCGGCAACCACCAGAATATGCTTTTGCATGACCTAAGCCTTAGCAAC CAGTTCTCTGGAAGACTGGGGAAAGACCCAAAAGAATCTGGGCCTAGAAGAGGGAGGAGAGCAAATGGAGAAGGACCAGATGGAAAAGCCAGAAGGAAACAAGGAGATTCTGCAAAA TCACTCATGTTGGATGGTGATGCTGGGCCCCTCTCTCCCAACTCTAAACCGCATATATGCGAGCACTGCAACGCAGCCTTCCGCAGTTCATATCATCTGCGTAGACATGTGCTTATTCACACAG GTGAGAGGCCTTTCAGGTGCAGTCAGTGTAATATGAGCTTCATACAGAAGTATCTGCTGCAGCGGCATGAAAAAATCCACAGCG GGGAGAAACCATTCAGCTGTGACCAGTGCAACATGCGCTTTATTCAGAAGTACCACATGGAGAGACACAAAAGGACACACAGTGGAGAAAAGCCATATAAATGTGACACCTGTCTACAG TATTTCTCACGGACGGATCGATTACTGAAGCACAAGAGAACCTGTGGAGAAGCTATAAAGAAAGGTCTAGACCCAGGGATGCTGGACCTTGGAGATGAGGACATGGGTCAAGGAAGCTACCTACTCACTCAGGGAAACACTAGTGCCCCACCACGCAAGAGGGGCAAGTCCAAAAGTAGCAATGACGGAGGAGAGCGAAGAAGAAAGAAAGCAGCCGCTATGGGAGGAGGAGTGCAGATGGCACAAGGACTTGGTCCACAAGACTATGCCTTGGACATCCCCAGTGGATCTGGGGCATCTTCGTCAGGGGCTCTGGATGAGACAAGCATGGACAACCAGCATGGACGCACACCCAAGCTTGTCTTTAAAAAAGGTGGCCGCAAGGGAAATGAAAAGGGTGCGGTTTCTATGGTGGAGGCCAACCATGAGCAGAAGCTGCTGACACAGAAGCAAGGCTCTATGAACATGTCTGTAGCCGGAAGTATGGATGGTCTTGGCCTCCTCCAAACCTCCAGTGGACCCAAAGAAGGCAGTACCAGCAGCAATTATGATGATGCCATGCAGTTTTTGAAAAAGAGACGGTACCTGCATGCTGCTAACAGCGCAGCTGACTTTAGCTCTGTCCACCTTCCGCAGCCTACAGTAATCCAGGGTGGCATAGGAGAACCTACACTGGCCTTGCTTGACACCTCGCCGTTAGTAAGCGTTGACAAGCATGACAAATCAGGGATCCCAGATGAGGTGCTGCAGAGCCTGCTGGACCACTACAGCCACAAATCTGATGGCTCTCACCATGATGTGACATTTGATCTGCACGATTCGCACCATGTGGAATTACAGCCTGCCTCTGCCACCTCTGAATTGGGTCAGGATGAGGGATCTCCCGGCTCTGGGGACAAGAATGGGGTGATGAACGAGTACTCCAAGTTTTTGCTTCAGACCCTGGAGAGAACCAGCCATAGCAGCAACTTTATTTTGGGCCCATCCGGACCCTTCCCAAGCCTCTTGTCATCTAGCAGCAGCCCTGCTAACACACTCTTCCAAGACAAAAACATCTACACCACATCCCCACTGGAGTGTGGATTCGTACAGCCTGTTTCCTCCCCTCTTGCACCTTCCTCCTCGACATCTTTAAGCAAGTCCCATTTTGGAATGCTGGTAGGTTCCCCCTCACCTTCCCATGCTTCACCATCCTCTCAACAGGCCTTTCATCTCAGCAGTCTGGAGCCAGCCCCTCACCAGCAGCTTACCCCGTCTCAAGAGCTCACCGACCAGCTGGAGAAGCAGCACTCGCCGACATACCCTCTCACAACTCAGGAGCTGACCAATGGTGGGCAGAAAGACCAGCAGTCCAAGAACAATGGCTCTTCGGCCAACAGAAGCAACAACGGGAACGGCAGCTCATCTAACGGCTCCGTCTATCCTGACCTCACTGCCCTGGAGCCATCTAAGGAAGTGGACATGCGTTCCACCTACCAGATAGAGAACTTTGCCCAAGCCTTTGGGTCTCAATTCAAGTCTGGTCGCCAAACCCCACTTGGTTATGTTGGCGACCCACGTGTGAGTGTCGCGGAGGTTGACCACAGGATACAGCGGACCCCCGTGTCTGAATTCTCAGGGTATACTAGTCTGTTAGCAGATGTGAACGAGCCAGCTAGCTCAGGATCCAAAACCCCCACAAGCCAAAGTTACAGGTAA
- the znf281b gene encoding zinc finger protein 281b isoform X2, whose product MSIIQDKLGNEFLRNGGMDPNFPPSMIMFSHLPPVTSFTRLTSQTSMADLPQEMILKKERDSPDHGGGFLHSMGIKQEKLSELDYRLPMYATGTGTAGGKSTDMLDMSLGNHQNMLLHDLSLSNFSGRLGKDPKESGPRRGRRANGEGPDGKARRKQGDSAKSLMLDGDAGPLSPNSKPHICEHCNAAFRSSYHLRRHVLIHTGERPFRCSQCNMSFIQKYLLQRHEKIHSGEKPFSCDQCNMRFIQKYHMERHKRTHSGEKPYKCDTCLQYFSRTDRLLKHKRTCGEAIKKGLDPGMLDLGDEDMGQGSYLLTQGNTSAPPRKRGKSKSSNDGGERRRKKAAAMGGGVQMAQGLGPQDYALDIPSGSGASSSGALDETSMDNQHGRTPKLVFKKGGRKGNEKGAVSMVEANHEQKLLTQKQGSMNMSVAGSMDGLGLLQTSSGPKEGSTSSNYDDAMQFLKKRRYLHAANSAADFSSVHLPQPTVIQGGIGEPTLALLDTSPLVSVDKHDKSGIPDEVLQSLLDHYSHKSDGSHHDVTFDLHDSHHVELQPASATSELGQDEGSPGSGDKNGVMNEYSKFLLQTLERTSHSSNFILGPSGPFPSLLSSSSSPANTLFQDKNIYTTSPLECGFVQPVSSPLAPSSSTSLSKSHFGMLVGSPSPSHASPSSQQAFHLSSLEPAPHQQLTPSQELTDQLEKQHSPTYPLTTQELTNGGQKDQQSKNNGSSANRSNNGNGSSSNGSVYPDLTALEPSKEVDMRSTYQIENFAQAFGSQFKSGRQTPLGYVGDPRVSVAEVDHRIQRTPVSEFSGYTSLLADVNEPASSGSKTPTSQSYR is encoded by the exons ATGAGTATTATCCAAGACAAGCTAGGCAATGAGTTTTTACGGAACGGAGGCATGGACCCCAACTTTCCCCCTAGCATGATCATGTTCAGCCACTTACCTCCAGTGACCAGCTTCACGCGCCTGACTTCGCAAACCTCCATGGCGGATCTGCCCCAGGAGATGATCTTGAAGAAGGAGCGTGACTCTCCTGACCATGGTGGTGGCTTTCTCCACAGTATGGGTATCAAACAGGAGAAGCTCAGCGAGTTGGATTACCGCCTCCCAATGTATGCAACAGGAACCGGAACAGCAGGAGGAAAAAGCACTGATATGCTGGACATGTCGCTCGGCAACCACCAGAATATGCTTTTGCATGACCTAAGCCTTAGCAAC TTCTCTGGAAGACTGGGGAAAGACCCAAAAGAATCTGGGCCTAGAAGAGGGAGGAGAGCAAATGGAGAAGGACCAGATGGAAAAGCCAGAAGGAAACAAGGAGATTCTGCAAAA TCACTCATGTTGGATGGTGATGCTGGGCCCCTCTCTCCCAACTCTAAACCGCATATATGCGAGCACTGCAACGCAGCCTTCCGCAGTTCATATCATCTGCGTAGACATGTGCTTATTCACACAG GTGAGAGGCCTTTCAGGTGCAGTCAGTGTAATATGAGCTTCATACAGAAGTATCTGCTGCAGCGGCATGAAAAAATCCACAGCG GGGAGAAACCATTCAGCTGTGACCAGTGCAACATGCGCTTTATTCAGAAGTACCACATGGAGAGACACAAAAGGACACACAGTGGAGAAAAGCCATATAAATGTGACACCTGTCTACAG TATTTCTCACGGACGGATCGATTACTGAAGCACAAGAGAACCTGTGGAGAAGCTATAAAGAAAGGTCTAGACCCAGGGATGCTGGACCTTGGAGATGAGGACATGGGTCAAGGAAGCTACCTACTCACTCAGGGAAACACTAGTGCCCCACCACGCAAGAGGGGCAAGTCCAAAAGTAGCAATGACGGAGGAGAGCGAAGAAGAAAGAAAGCAGCCGCTATGGGAGGAGGAGTGCAGATGGCACAAGGACTTGGTCCACAAGACTATGCCTTGGACATCCCCAGTGGATCTGGGGCATCTTCGTCAGGGGCTCTGGATGAGACAAGCATGGACAACCAGCATGGACGCACACCCAAGCTTGTCTTTAAAAAAGGTGGCCGCAAGGGAAATGAAAAGGGTGCGGTTTCTATGGTGGAGGCCAACCATGAGCAGAAGCTGCTGACACAGAAGCAAGGCTCTATGAACATGTCTGTAGCCGGAAGTATGGATGGTCTTGGCCTCCTCCAAACCTCCAGTGGACCCAAAGAAGGCAGTACCAGCAGCAATTATGATGATGCCATGCAGTTTTTGAAAAAGAGACGGTACCTGCATGCTGCTAACAGCGCAGCTGACTTTAGCTCTGTCCACCTTCCGCAGCCTACAGTAATCCAGGGTGGCATAGGAGAACCTACACTGGCCTTGCTTGACACCTCGCCGTTAGTAAGCGTTGACAAGCATGACAAATCAGGGATCCCAGATGAGGTGCTGCAGAGCCTGCTGGACCACTACAGCCACAAATCTGATGGCTCTCACCATGATGTGACATTTGATCTGCACGATTCGCACCATGTGGAATTACAGCCTGCCTCTGCCACCTCTGAATTGGGTCAGGATGAGGGATCTCCCGGCTCTGGGGACAAGAATGGGGTGATGAACGAGTACTCCAAGTTTTTGCTTCAGACCCTGGAGAGAACCAGCCATAGCAGCAACTTTATTTTGGGCCCATCCGGACCCTTCCCAAGCCTCTTGTCATCTAGCAGCAGCCCTGCTAACACACTCTTCCAAGACAAAAACATCTACACCACATCCCCACTGGAGTGTGGATTCGTACAGCCTGTTTCCTCCCCTCTTGCACCTTCCTCCTCGACATCTTTAAGCAAGTCCCATTTTGGAATGCTGGTAGGTTCCCCCTCACCTTCCCATGCTTCACCATCCTCTCAACAGGCCTTTCATCTCAGCAGTCTGGAGCCAGCCCCTCACCAGCAGCTTACCCCGTCTCAAGAGCTCACCGACCAGCTGGAGAAGCAGCACTCGCCGACATACCCTCTCACAACTCAGGAGCTGACCAATGGTGGGCAGAAAGACCAGCAGTCCAAGAACAATGGCTCTTCGGCCAACAGAAGCAACAACGGGAACGGCAGCTCATCTAACGGCTCCGTCTATCCTGACCTCACTGCCCTGGAGCCATCTAAGGAAGTGGACATGCGTTCCACCTACCAGATAGAGAACTTTGCCCAAGCCTTTGGGTCTCAATTCAAGTCTGGTCGCCAAACCCCACTTGGTTATGTTGGCGACCCACGTGTGAGTGTCGCGGAGGTTGACCACAGGATACAGCGGACCCCCGTGTCTGAATTCTCAGGGTATACTAGTCTGTTAGCAGATGTGAACGAGCCAGCTAGCTCAGGATCCAAAACCCCCACAAGCCAAAGTTACAGGTAA
- the kcnj19b gene encoding G protein-activated inward rectifier potassium channel 1: MSAIRRKFGEDYQVVNTNRAMSFSAPAKRKRQRFVEKNGRCNVQHGNLGGETSRYISDLFTTLVDLKWRWNLLIFLLTYTVAWLIMASMWWIIAYIRGDLGHGHDESYTPCVANVYNFPSAFLFFIETEATIGYGYRYITEKCPEGIILFLFQSLLGSIVDAFLIGCMFIKMSQPKKRAETLMFSQDAVISQRDGKLCLMFRVGNLRNSHMVSAQIRCKLIKSRQTPEGEFLPLDQRELDVGFGTGADQLFLVSPLTICHEINSNSPFFDLSQRSLMNEQFEIVVILEGIVETTGMTCQARTSYTEDEVLWGHRFLPVMSLEEGFFRVDYSQFHNTFEVPTPPYSVKEQDEKSSLPSPGPVLSPTLLDGRSRRERIFSLDGIPHTEEPGSKLPSKLQRMSSKNGKEVLKTGSTQPTEKASSTGDLPLRVQRFGSLLGQGEAENQLQLKPLKLGSEAHTQSAGELEHHRLVPIPAPVTGPSLNPLPASSGRPEDNLPPKLRRMNADH; encoded by the exons ATGTCTGCTATCAGGCGAAAATTCGGCGAAGACTATCAGGTGGTGAACACCAACCGGGCCATGTCCTTTTCTGCCCCGGCCAAAAGAAAGCGCCAGAGGTTCGTGGAGAAAAACGGGCGCTGCAATGTCCAGCACGGTAACCTTGGAGGCGAGACAAGTAGATACATCTCCGACCTCTTCACCACGCTCGTGGACCTCAAGTGGCGCTGGAACCTGCTCATTTTCCTTTTAACGTACACAGTCGCGTGGCTCATCATGGCATCTATGTGGTGGATCATCGCGTACATCCGCGGAGATCTCGGCCACGGCCACGACGAATCGTACACGCCGTGCGTCGCTAACGTTTACAACTTTCCCTCCGCTTTTCTGTTCTTCATCGAGACTGAGGCGACTATAGGCTACGGGTACAGATACATAACGGAAAAGTGCCCAGAGGGCATCATACTTTTCCTGTTCCAGTCGCTGTTGGGCTCGATCGTGGACGCGTTTCTCATCGGTTGTATGTTCATTAAGATGTCTCAGCCCAAGAAACGCGCAGAGACCCTCATGTTCAGTCAGGACGCGGTCATCTCACAACGGGACGGGAAGCTATGCCTCATGTTTAGGGTCGGAAATCTCAGGAATAGCCACATGGTGTCGGCGCAGATCAGGTGCAAGCTCATCAAG TCTCGTCAAACCCCTGAGGGAGAGTTTCTACCGTTGGATCAGCGGGAATTGGATGTGGGATTTGGAACGGGTGCTGACCAACTATTTCTTGTCTCACCCCTCACAATATGTCATGAGATCAATTCCAATAGCCCCTTTTTTGACCTGTCTCAGCGCTCCCTCATGAATGAGCAGTTTGAGATTGTCGTCATCCTAGAAGGCATTGTGGAAACTACAG GCATGACGTGCCAGGCACGAACTTCTTACACAGAGGACGAGGTTCTGTGGGGTCACCGCTTCCTACCTGTCATGTCACTGGAGGAGGGCTTCTTCAGGGTGGACTACTCTCAGTTTCACAACACATTTGAGGTGCCTACTCCTCCATACAGTGTGAAGGAGCAGGATGAAAAGTCCTCCCTGCCCTCCCCCGGTCCTGTTCTCTCCCCCACATTGCTTGATGGTCGTAGTCGCAGAGAGCGCATCTTCTCTTTAGATGGGATTCCTCACACCGAAGAACCTGGGTCCAAATTACCCAGCAAGCTCCAGCGTATGAGCTCCAAGAATGGAAAAGAGGTCCTCAAAACTGGAAGTACACAGCCAACGGAAAAGGCCTCCAGCACAGGTGACCTGCCCCTCAGGGTGCAGCGGTTTGGGTCCCTGTTGGGTCAAGGGGAGGCGGAAAATCAGCTCCAGCTCAAACCTCTTAAGCTGGGTTCAGAGGCCCACACCCAGTCGGCAGGAGAACTGGAGCATCACAGACTTGTCCCAATACCTGCTCCGGTTACAGGGCCTAGCCTTAATCCGTTGCCAGCATCCAGTGGCCGACCAGAGGACAACCTCCCCCCAAAATTACGCAGAATGAATGCAGACCACTGA